The proteins below come from a single Acidovorax sp. NCPPB 4044 genomic window:
- a CDS encoding aldo/keto reductase, with protein sequence MHYRRLGRSNLQVSALCLGTMMFGDQTGRDEAAAIVADARERGVNFIDTADVYTQGASESMLGDLLAGQRHEWVLATKLGNRMGDRPNESHYSRAWMLREVEASLSRLRTDHVDILYLHRDYLGMDLQEPLFAIDALLRAGKIRYWGVSNFRAWRIAELVHGAARIGMPGPVVCQPYYNLLNRMPEVEILPACEHHGIGVVPYSPIARGVLTGKYLPDQAPAAGTRAGRGDKRIAETEFRRESLVLAQELQQHAQERGVTLAQFATAWVLAHRAVSAVIAGPRTLQQWQDYAPALDYKVTPEDEALVNGRVAPGHPSTPGYTDPAYPMPPRVQNG encoded by the coding sequence ATGCATTACCGCCGTCTCGGCCGCAGCAACCTGCAAGTCTCCGCCCTGTGCCTGGGCACCATGATGTTCGGCGACCAGACCGGCCGCGACGAGGCCGCGGCGATCGTGGCCGATGCGCGCGAGCGCGGCGTGAACTTCATCGATACGGCCGACGTGTACACCCAGGGCGCCTCCGAATCGATGCTGGGCGATCTGCTGGCCGGGCAGCGCCATGAATGGGTGCTGGCCACCAAGCTCGGCAACCGCATGGGCGATCGCCCCAACGAAAGCCATTATTCGCGCGCCTGGATGCTGCGCGAGGTCGAGGCCAGCCTGTCGCGCCTGCGCACCGACCACGTCGACATCCTCTACCTGCACCGCGACTACCTGGGCATGGACCTGCAGGAGCCGCTCTTCGCGATCGATGCGCTGCTGCGCGCGGGCAAGATCCGCTACTGGGGCGTCTCCAACTTCCGCGCGTGGCGCATCGCCGAGCTGGTGCACGGCGCGGCGCGCATCGGCATGCCGGGGCCCGTGGTCTGCCAGCCCTACTACAACCTGCTCAACCGGATGCCCGAGGTCGAGATCCTCCCGGCCTGCGAGCACCACGGCATCGGGGTGGTGCCCTACAGCCCCATCGCGCGCGGCGTGCTCACCGGCAAGTACCTGCCGGACCAGGCGCCAGCAGCCGGCACGCGCGCCGGCCGGGGCGACAAGCGCATCGCGGAGACCGAGTTCCGCCGTGAATCGCTGGTGCTGGCGCAGGAGCTCCAGCAGCATGCCCAGGAGCGCGGCGTGACGCTGGCGCAATTCGCCACCGCCTGGGTCCTGGCGCACCGCGCCGTCAGCGCGGTCATCGCCGGCCCGCGCACGCTGCAGCAATGGCAGGACTACGCCCCGGCGCTGGATTACAAGGTCACGCCGGAAGACGAGGCGCTGGTGAACGGGCGGGTGGCACCGGGCCATCCGTCCACGCCGGGCTATACCGACCCCGCCTATCCGATGCCGCCGCGCGTGCAGAACGGCTGA
- the nth gene encoding endonuclease III: MKTAHIEPFFAALRAANPQPNTELEYTTTFELLAAVLLSAQATDVGVNKATRRLFPAAGTPQAILDLGLEGLEGYIKTIGLYRSKARHLMETCRILVERHGGVVPRTREELEALPGVGRKTANVVLNVAFGQPTMAVDTHIFRVSNRTGLAPGKNPLAVEMQLLKRVPAEYAVDSHHWLILLGRYVCQARKPRCWECVVARWCEYEPKTPAP, translated from the coding sequence ATGAAGACCGCACACATCGAGCCCTTCTTCGCCGCCCTGCGCGCGGCCAACCCGCAGCCCAACACCGAACTGGAATACACCACCACCTTCGAGCTGCTGGCCGCCGTGCTGCTCTCGGCCCAGGCCACCGACGTGGGCGTGAACAAGGCCACGCGCCGGCTCTTCCCCGCGGCGGGCACGCCCCAGGCCATCCTGGACCTGGGCCTCGAAGGCCTGGAGGGCTACATCAAGACCATTGGCCTCTACCGCAGCAAGGCCCGCCACCTGATGGAGACCTGCCGCATCCTGGTGGAACGCCACGGCGGCGTGGTGCCGCGCACGCGCGAGGAACTCGAAGCCCTGCCCGGCGTGGGCCGCAAGACCGCCAACGTGGTCCTGAACGTGGCCTTCGGGCAGCCCACCATGGCCGTGGACACCCACATCTTCCGCGTGAGCAACCGCACCGGCCTGGCCCCGGGCAAGAACCCGCTCGCGGTGGAAATGCAACTGCTCAAGCGCGTGCCCGCCGAGTACGCCGTGGACTCGCACCACTGGCTCATCCTCCTGGGCCGCTACGTCTGCCAGGCACGCAAGCCCCGCTGCTGGGAATGCGTGGTGGCGCGGTGGTGCGAATACGAGCCGAAGACGCCCGCACCTTGA
- a CDS encoding translation initiation factor Sui1 codes for MRMSSPGGLVYSTDSGRMCPACRRPAAQCACAALRASAVPAGDGTVRVSRETKGRGGKAVTVVKGAALPAAELVQLGKQLKAACGSGGTVKDGVIEVQGDHVERVVQALQSLGHKAKRAGG; via the coding sequence ATGCGCATGAGCAGCCCGGGCGGGCTCGTCTACTCCACAGATTCCGGCCGCATGTGCCCTGCCTGCCGCCGGCCGGCGGCGCAATGCGCCTGCGCCGCGCTGCGGGCCTCGGCCGTGCCGGCGGGCGACGGCACCGTGCGCGTCTCGCGCGAGACCAAGGGCCGTGGCGGCAAGGCCGTGACGGTGGTCAAGGGCGCTGCGCTGCCGGCGGCCGAACTGGTGCAGCTGGGCAAACAGCTCAAGGCGGCCTGCGGCTCGGGCGGCACCGTCAAGGACGGCGTGATCGAGGTGCAGGGCGACCATGTGGAGCGCGTGGTGCAGGCACTCCAATCGCTGGGCCACAAGGCCAAGCGCGCGGGCGGGTGA
- a CDS encoding SlyX family protein — MSESRTPSQRLDELEIKASYADDLLDQLNVTLYRQQQQIDALQRALATLQRQLPDAGDASAARNPRDELPPHY, encoded by the coding sequence ATGTCCGAATCCCGCACCCCTTCGCAGCGGCTCGACGAGCTGGAGATCAAGGCCAGCTACGCCGATGACCTGCTGGACCAGCTCAACGTCACCCTCTACCGCCAGCAACAGCAGATCGACGCGCTGCAGCGCGCCCTGGCCACGCTGCAGCGGCAATTGCCCGATGCGGGCGATGCCTCCGCGGCGCGCAACCCGCGCGACGAGTTGCCGCCGCACTACTGA
- a CDS encoding DUF3820 family protein, with protein MDPVQLERLLTVAMPYGKHKGTPIADLPGNYLNWFAREGFPPGDVGRLLALMHEIDHNGLSDLLAPLRAQQGR; from the coding sequence ATGGACCCCGTGCAACTGGAGCGCCTTCTCACCGTTGCCATGCCCTACGGCAAGCACAAGGGCACGCCGATCGCCGACCTGCCGGGCAATTACCTGAACTGGTTCGCGCGCGAAGGCTTCCCGCCCGGCGACGTCGGCCGCCTGCTAGCGCTGATGCACGAGATCGACCACAACGGCCTGTCGGACCTGCTGGCGCCGCTGCGCGCGCAACAGGGCCGCTGA
- a CDS encoding DUF6172 family protein, whose protein sequence is MRKTYVLHIEGKNRDRLLDAARHDIHRYLRRERRRTLPEGVRFWDFDCRFGATQDDARSVLEEEITGLIDAVARSGAAQFYVEIVAKPGEGMPRKPAPRAAAASGDGLEDEGGESGEGGGDAGGGAD, encoded by the coding sequence ATGCGAAAAACCTATGTGCTCCACATCGAGGGCAAGAACCGCGACCGGCTCCTGGACGCCGCCCGCCATGACATCCACCGTTACCTGCGCCGCGAGCGCCGCCGCACGCTGCCCGAAGGCGTGCGGTTCTGGGATTTCGATTGCCGCTTCGGCGCCACGCAGGACGACGCGCGCAGCGTTCTGGAGGAAGAGATCACCGGCCTGATCGACGCGGTGGCGCGCTCGGGCGCCGCGCAGTTCTATGTCGAGATCGTGGCCAAGCCGGGGGAGGGCATGCCCCGCAAGCCGGCACCGCGCGCCGCAGCGGCTTCGGGCGATGGCCTGGAGGATGAAGGCGGTGAGTCTGGCGAGGGCGGCGGGGACGCCGGCGGCGGCGCAGACTGA
- a CDS encoding DEAD/DEAH box helicase, whose translation MPFAALGLSPALVQAANAQGFTTPTPVQAEAIPAVLQGRDLRGCAQTGSGKTVAFGLPLLQQLLPEAPGAGPGRTPRRVRALVLVPTRELAVQVAGVLGDLARHLPARLKIAVAYGGVSPNPQMMALRGGADVVVATPGRLLDLVEHNALSLAWVRTLVLDEADRLLDLGFAEELQRVLALLPAQRQHLLFSATFPDGVAALAEGLLRDPLRVDVPQEPGTAPDIAQRAIAVEENRRTQLLRHLVKEEAGWTRVLVFVATQYAAEHVAEKLYKAGIYASPFHGGLSQGTRRQVLQEFKDERWQVLVTTDLAARGIDIAGLPAVVNYDLPRAAADYVHRIGRTGRAGASGAAVTFVTPGTAPHWQLIARRQGLQSLPVEQIEGFEVVLTALPADDGQAPGAATDATPRPGKLPPGTGGIKGKRPSKKDKLRAAAAAAAAQAGGAEAPPKDQGPE comes from the coding sequence ATGCCCTTTGCCGCCCTCGGCCTCTCGCCCGCCCTCGTCCAGGCCGCCAACGCCCAGGGCTTCACCACGCCCACGCCGGTCCAGGCCGAGGCCATTCCGGCCGTGCTGCAGGGGCGCGACCTGCGGGGCTGCGCACAGACGGGCTCGGGCAAAACGGTGGCGTTCGGCCTGCCGCTGCTGCAGCAGTTGCTGCCCGAGGCACCCGGGGCCGGACCGGGCCGCACGCCCCGCCGCGTGCGCGCCCTGGTGCTCGTGCCCACGCGCGAGCTGGCCGTGCAGGTGGCCGGGGTGCTGGGCGACCTGGCCCGGCACCTGCCGGCGCGGCTGAAGATCGCCGTGGCCTATGGCGGCGTCTCCCCCAACCCGCAGATGATGGCGCTGCGCGGCGGCGCCGATGTGGTGGTGGCGACGCCCGGCCGCCTGCTGGACCTGGTGGAACACAACGCGCTGTCGCTGGCGTGGGTGCGGACCCTGGTGCTGGACGAGGCGGACCGGCTGCTGGACCTGGGGTTCGCCGAGGAACTGCAGCGCGTGCTGGCGCTGCTGCCGGCGCAGCGCCAGCACCTGCTTTTCTCCGCGACCTTTCCGGACGGCGTGGCCGCGCTGGCCGAGGGCCTGCTGCGCGACCCGCTGCGCGTCGACGTCCCGCAGGAGCCGGGCACCGCGCCCGACATCGCCCAGCGGGCCATCGCGGTGGAGGAGAACCGGCGCACGCAGTTGCTCAGGCACCTCGTGAAGGAAGAAGCCGGCTGGACCCGCGTGCTGGTGTTCGTGGCCACGCAATACGCCGCCGAGCACGTGGCCGAAAAGCTCTACAAGGCGGGCATCTATGCGTCGCCCTTCCACGGCGGCCTGAGCCAGGGCACGCGGCGGCAGGTGCTGCAGGAATTCAAGGACGAGCGCTGGCAGGTGCTGGTGACCACCGACCTCGCGGCGCGCGGCATCGACATCGCCGGCCTGCCGGCGGTGGTCAACTACGACCTCCCGCGCGCGGCGGCCGACTACGTGCACCGCATCGGCCGCACGGGACGGGCGGGCGCCAGCGGCGCGGCGGTGACCTTCGTCACGCCCGGCACCGCGCCGCACTGGCAGCTGATCGCCCGGCGGCAAGGCCTGCAGTCGCTGCCGGTCGAGCAGATCGAGGGCTTCGAAGTGGTGCTGACAGCGCTGCCAGCGGACGACGGGCAGGCGCCCGGTGCAGCAACGGATGCCACCCCACGGCCCGGCAAGCTTCCGCCCGGCACGGGCGGCATCAAGGGAAAGCGCCCGAGCAAGAAGGACAAGCTGCGTGCAGCGGCAGCGGCGGCCGCCGCGCAGGCCGGCGGCGCCGAAGCCCCACCGAAGGACCAGGGCCCGGAATGA
- a CDS encoding aminotransferase-like domain-containing protein, translated as MQFASRLANVETSAIRELFKLLGKPGIISFAGGFPDSAMFDVDGIREASERALREEPGAALQYGATEGYQPLREQLSSFMGDKGAQGVRPDDLIVTTGSQQALDLLGKTLISPGDKVIVEGPTFLATIQCFRLYGAELVSAPVDGQGVDPDALERLIEEHRPKFVYLIPTFGNPSGALLPLERRRKILEMAVRHQTLIVEDDPYGDLYFGEAPPPSLLALSATVPGSRELLVHCGSLSKVLSPGLRVGWLIAPAELLAKATMCKQFSDAHTSTFAQATAAQYLRAGRMPATLAKVRSVYAERAATMGEALRRELGDAIDFVQPQGGLFVWARLTGAGGAVADGNLFAKQAIDQGVAFVPGTPFFCAHPDHATLRLSFATADVGKIREGVSRLGRALRG; from the coding sequence ATGCAATTCGCGTCCCGCCTCGCCAACGTCGAAACCTCCGCCATCCGCGAGCTTTTCAAGCTGCTGGGCAAGCCCGGCATCATCAGTTTTGCCGGGGGCTTTCCCGACAGCGCCATGTTCGACGTGGACGGTATCCGCGAGGCCAGCGAGCGCGCCTTGCGCGAGGAGCCGGGCGCCGCGCTGCAGTACGGCGCCACCGAGGGCTACCAGCCGCTGCGCGAGCAGCTCTCCTCCTTCATGGGCGACAAGGGCGCGCAGGGCGTGCGGCCCGACGACCTGATCGTCACCACGGGCAGCCAGCAGGCGCTGGACCTGCTGGGCAAGACGCTCATCAGCCCCGGCGACAAGGTGATCGTCGAGGGCCCTACGTTCCTGGCCACGATCCAGTGCTTCCGCCTCTACGGCGCCGAGCTGGTGAGCGCGCCGGTGGACGGGCAGGGCGTGGACCCCGATGCGCTGGAGCGGCTGATCGAGGAGCACCGCCCCAAGTTCGTCTACCTGATCCCCACGTTCGGCAACCCGAGCGGTGCGCTGCTGCCGCTGGAGCGCCGCCGCAAGATCCTGGAGATGGCCGTGCGCCACCAGACGCTGATCGTGGAAGACGATCCCTACGGCGATCTGTACTTTGGCGAGGCGCCGCCGCCGAGCCTGCTGGCGCTGTCCGCCACGGTGCCGGGCAGCCGCGAGCTGCTGGTGCATTGCGGCAGCCTGAGCAAGGTGCTGAGCCCGGGCCTGCGCGTGGGCTGGCTCATCGCACCGGCCGAGCTGCTGGCCAAGGCGACGATGTGCAAGCAGTTCAGCGATGCGCACACCAGCACCTTCGCGCAGGCCACGGCCGCGCAGTACCTGCGTGCGGGCCGCATGCCGGCCACGTTGGCCAAGGTGCGCAGCGTGTATGCCGAGCGTGCCGCCACCATGGGCGAGGCGCTGCGCCGCGAACTGGGCGACGCGATCGATTTCGTGCAGCCGCAGGGCGGCCTGTTCGTATGGGCGCGTCTCACCGGCGCGGGCGGCGCGGTGGCCGACGGCAATTTGTTCGCCAAGCAGGCGATCGACCAGGGCGTGGCCTTCGTGCCGGGCACGCCGTTCTTCTGCGCCCACCCGGACCACGCCACGCTGCGCCTGTCGTTCGCGACGGCCGATGTCGGCAAGATCCGCGAGGGCGTGTCGCGCCTGGGCCGGGCGCTGCGCGGCTGA